A genomic window from Bacillus sp. BGMRC 2118 includes:
- a CDS encoding YjcZ family sporulation protein yields the protein MAFGTGFGYGCSGYGYSAPVAGVGYGAGRGFALIVVLFILLIIVGAAWC from the coding sequence ATGGCATTTGGAACAGGATTTGGATACGGTTGCTCAGGTTATGGGTATTCAGCTCCAGTAGCAGGTGTAGGCTACGGTGCAGGAAGAGGATTTGCGTTAATTGTTGTGCTTTTTATTCTCTTAATTATCGTCGGCGCAGCATGGTGCTAA
- a CDS encoding YjcZ family sporulation protein, with protein MSEVVEAGIGYGGGFTLIVVLFILLIIVGSAYVGFGY; from the coding sequence ATGAGTGAAGTTGTAGAAGCAGGAATTGGGTATGGCGGAGGTTTCACCTTGATTGTCGTATTGTTTATTCTCTTAATTATTGTTGGTTCAGCGTATGTTGGATTTGGATATTAA
- a CDS encoding HAMP domain-containing histidine kinase, with translation MVQVNWLTEFEKENKELILNRWIQILEEHYPGLYDHTHLMKNGGIYFQLLIDIYQPIENHKYYHIIPDTSEYHSNKNTPVEHLFHSSHIWREAVFTYVWEYFNQKNVPLADVKSVLDSLNKRIDQAQRLISRIYINKAEEIIDEREKEIQRLHNDRLNLLGKMGANMAHEIRNPLTAIEGFLKLIRSDLSPDALSTVNKYMDIIEGELEGLYRQVTGFLSFSRNNGIEEPFGKYESHDFLLSVMDLVYPKCINENIELVLESDVSFSLVVQKIAIQQVLSNLINNSIEELSQKNGPRKIIVRTDQDQNNYYISISDNGDGIDPAVKEKIFEPFVTGKPNGTGLGLSICKQIIEKNKGDLSFITKKGETTFTISLIKDCDLVATI, from the coding sequence ATGGTTCAAGTAAACTGGTTAACAGAGTTTGAGAAAGAGAACAAAGAGTTAATTTTAAATCGGTGGATACAAATACTTGAGGAACACTATCCTGGGTTGTACGACCATACGCATCTTATGAAAAACGGAGGCATCTATTTTCAATTATTAATTGATATTTATCAACCGATTGAAAATCACAAGTACTATCACATCATCCCTGATACAAGTGAGTATCATTCGAATAAAAATACACCTGTTGAACATTTGTTCCATTCCTCTCATATATGGAGGGAAGCTGTTTTTACATATGTGTGGGAGTACTTTAATCAAAAAAATGTGCCATTAGCCGACGTGAAGAGTGTACTAGATTCCCTAAATAAGAGAATTGACCAAGCTCAACGACTTATTAGTCGCATTTATATAAACAAAGCAGAAGAAATCATTGATGAACGAGAAAAGGAGATTCAAAGACTTCATAATGACCGCCTAAATTTACTAGGAAAAATGGGTGCCAATATGGCTCATGAAATTAGAAATCCGTTAACAGCCATTGAAGGATTTCTAAAGTTAATTCGTTCAGATTTATCTCCAGACGCCTTAAGTACAGTTAATAAATACATGGATATTATTGAGGGAGAACTAGAGGGACTGTATAGACAGGTTACTGGTTTTTTAAGTTTTTCAAGGAATAACGGGATTGAAGAACCATTTGGTAAGTATGAGAGCCATGATTTTTTGTTATCTGTAATGGATCTTGTTTATCCAAAGTGTATCAATGAAAATATTGAACTCGTGTTAGAATCAGATGTATCCTTTTCACTTGTTGTGCAGAAAATTGCCATCCAACAGGTTTTGTCTAATTTAATTAATAATTCGATAGAGGAATTAAGTCAAAAAAATGGTCCTAGAAAAATCATCGTACGCACGGACCAGGATCAAAATAACTACTACATCAGCATTAGCGATAATGGAGATGGTATTGACCCAGCAGTAAAAGAGAAAATCTTTGAACCATTTGTTACCGGAAAGCCCAATGGAACAGGTCTTGGGTTATCGATTTGTAAACAAATAATAGAAAAAAATAAAGGTGACTTATCCTTCATAACTAAAAAAGGTGAGACGACTTTTACGATATCACTGATTAAAGATTGTGATTTGGTTGCAACGATATAA
- a CDS encoding EAL domain-containing protein — translation MDGSQIRRDRVMVLPFYIFNFLEIIVTIILSSITTLTALTASKKIKKIYETKHKLKTVVLYSILLGFFFWATNLFVVESVGLPYAKEKFISYFSLNFILCCVGSFVALWISQDKKYSQTGYIFSSVSIGLVILGADLVGFFTLYHEIIKIQPLLLFLSTILVFSTSFSMLRFLIQVTNEELFNVEKHWLYVGVFLTGIALAGIPYILLVSTINIESVFAVKTGQLFYLLPFIYMAIANVVLMICPDLFGEKVLFKLISQYKSLSNHNPNAVFSIDLDGRILDVNQEASHLTGYSVEELKNKPVFKLLRQDRNTELEMILKAVKSGDTKNIETKAVKKDGSLIDVRITAVRIIVDKEIVGVYGIVEDITSSKQALETIEHLAYVNELTGLPNRRKAMEKLAELLQAEVPFSILLIDFDRFKRINDNFGHTFGDYFLSEVANKLKRILPEETIVSRLGGDEFLVISQNMEITKEAEKIVSAFRSSLPVNGVDILATASIGISSYPMHSNKIDELLKYADIAMYNSKDNGADTFSTFSSSMLDEKVNILLENDLRSAIKDNELEIYYQPKYDIRFNQLIGSEALLRWKHPIDGFISPNVFVPLAEEVGLIVELERYVIKYVISTLAKWKEEGLELNRVSINTSFISIFQEDFVDYIVEQLNQHGIDGSLIELEITERIVMKNEEYVNRTLLKLKELGIEISMDDFGTGYSSLSFLHKLQIDRLKIDKSFIDTIQVNSSMVSTIIAMAKNLNLKVIAEGVETTEQVELLKKLECFEVQGYYYSPPINKDDYEVLLKQEGIQKVD, via the coding sequence ATGGATGGATCACAAATAAGGAGAGATCGAGTAATGGTACTACCTTTTTATATTTTTAACTTCCTAGAAATTATCGTGACAATTATTTTGTCATCCATTACTACGTTAACCGCATTAACGGCTAGTAAGAAAATAAAGAAAATCTATGAAACGAAACATAAACTGAAGACAGTTGTGCTTTACTCCATCTTGCTCGGATTTTTCTTTTGGGCCACTAATTTGTTTGTGGTGGAGTCAGTTGGACTTCCGTATGCGAAAGAGAAGTTTATTTCCTATTTCAGCTTAAATTTTATTCTGTGTTGTGTAGGATCATTTGTCGCGTTATGGATATCACAGGATAAAAAGTACAGCCAAACGGGATATATATTTTCAAGTGTTAGTATTGGACTCGTCATTTTGGGTGCTGATCTTGTAGGCTTCTTTACGTTATATCATGAAATCATTAAAATACAGCCTTTATTGTTGTTTCTATCTACCATTTTGGTTTTTTCAACTTCGTTTTCTATGCTGCGATTCTTAATACAGGTTACGAATGAAGAATTGTTTAATGTTGAGAAACACTGGTTATATGTAGGGGTTTTCCTTACAGGGATTGCACTTGCGGGGATTCCTTATATCTTACTTGTTTCAACGATTAATATAGAGAGTGTGTTTGCTGTAAAAACGGGACAGCTATTCTATTTATTACCGTTTATCTATATGGCAATAGCAAACGTGGTACTCATGATTTGCCCAGATTTGTTTGGTGAAAAGGTTTTGTTTAAGCTTATATCCCAATATAAGTCCTTGTCCAATCATAACCCGAATGCGGTATTCTCCATTGATCTAGATGGAAGAATTCTAGATGTGAATCAGGAAGCGTCTCATCTGACAGGATACAGTGTGGAGGAACTGAAGAATAAACCCGTTTTCAAGCTTCTCAGGCAGGATCGTAACACAGAGCTAGAAATGATTCTTAAAGCCGTTAAGTCAGGGGATACGAAAAATATTGAGACGAAGGCAGTTAAAAAGGATGGATCACTGATTGATGTTAGAATTACTGCTGTACGAATCATTGTCGATAAAGAAATCGTCGGGGTATACGGAATCGTTGAAGATATCACTTCATCCAAACAAGCACTTGAAACCATTGAACATTTAGCCTATGTTAATGAGTTGACAGGCTTACCTAACAGACGTAAGGCCATGGAAAAACTGGCCGAGTTATTACAGGCAGAAGTACCATTTTCCATTTTATTAATTGATTTTGATCGATTTAAACGAATTAATGATAATTTTGGGCATACGTTTGGTGATTATTTTCTGTCCGAGGTGGCAAATAAACTAAAGAGGATTCTTCCGGAAGAGACAATTGTATCAAGGCTTGGAGGAGACGAATTTTTAGTCATCTCTCAAAATATGGAGATTACAAAAGAGGCGGAGAAAATTGTATCGGCCTTCAGAAGTTCTTTACCTGTTAATGGTGTCGATATTCTAGCCACTGCCAGTATCGGCATTTCCTCCTATCCGATGCATTCAAATAAAATCGATGAATTATTAAAATATGCAGATATTGCGATGTACAATTCAAAGGATAACGGGGCTGATACATTTTCTACTTTCTCTAGTAGTATGCTAGATGAGAAAGTGAATATCCTGCTCGAAAATGACTTAAGAAGTGCGATAAAGGATAACGAGTTAGAGATTTATTACCAGCCTAAATATGATATACGATTTAATCAACTGATCGGATCAGAAGCACTATTACGATGGAAGCATCCAATCGACGGTTTTATCTCACCTAATGTGTTTGTACCTTTAGCTGAAGAGGTTGGGCTTATCGTTGAATTAGAACGTTATGTCATAAAGTACGTCATTTCCACTCTAGCTAAATGGAAAGAAGAAGGGCTAGAATTAAATAGAGTTTCCATCAACACATCGTTTATCAGCATTTTCCAAGAGGATTTTGTAGATTATATTGTGGAACAGTTGAATCAACATGGCATAGATGGTTCTCTAATTGAACTAGAAATTACAGAGCGGATCGTCATGAAAAACGAAGAATATGTGAATAGAACGCTTCTAAAATTGAAGGAACTAGGAATTGAAATAAGCATGGATGACTTTGGAACTGGCTACAGTTCCCTTAGCTTCTTGCATAAGTTGCAAATTGACCGATTAAAGATAGACAAATCATTCATTGATACAATTCAAGTAAACAGTAGTATGGTATCCACCATTATAGCCATGGCAAAAAATCTAAACCTTAAAGTCATTGCTGAAGGTGTGGAGACAACAGAGCAAGTGGAACTGTTAAAGAAATTAGAATGCTTTGAGGTTCAAGGCTACTATTATTCACCACCAATTAATAAAGATGACTACGAGGTATTGTTGAAACAAGAAGGAATCCAAAAAGTAGATTGA
- a CDS encoding GGDEF domain-containing protein produces MNTYIIEEFQDLKRKIYLVILPFVIGASLFGFIMELQSDQLDPINRINLPLMFSWFMYVFVSILVKKKIYKHMEVVTFVIISLIHLIKFTFVVHYELGQNYQYNLGEYAYWVPLIYLFISFTFRGKQALLISFVIYGSSLVIGVSKLLLDHITNGQVIDTLIQFYLSSLVLFLFLFFLHRLIEVYIHAQSVQELANTDYLTNLPNRRAMDQRLNQQLHDVDEFDNDFSVILIDIDHFKDINDQYGHDIGDNVLKEFSDVVSQNITNYDYLGRWGGEEFIIICSNQTPKQAQSLSEKLRESISTYSFDSIGNVTASFGISGYQPNDLRQTILKRADDALYQSKANGRNCVTVYSDLEPSK; encoded by the coding sequence ATGAATACTTACATCATAGAAGAGTTTCAGGATTTGAAACGAAAAATATATTTAGTTATTTTACCATTTGTGATAGGTGCATCTTTGTTTGGATTTATCATGGAATTACAAAGCGACCAGCTTGATCCAATTAACAGAATCAATCTGCCACTTATGTTTAGTTGGTTTATGTATGTCTTTGTTTCCATTCTAGTAAAGAAGAAAATCTACAAGCATATGGAAGTTGTCACGTTTGTGATCATTTCATTGATTCATCTAATAAAATTCACGTTTGTTGTTCACTATGAACTTGGACAGAATTATCAATATAATTTGGGTGAATACGCCTATTGGGTTCCACTGATCTACTTATTTATTTCCTTCACGTTTAGAGGAAAACAGGCTTTACTTATCTCCTTTGTTATCTATGGATCGTCCTTGGTAATTGGTGTTTCTAAATTGCTCCTAGATCATATTACAAATGGCCAAGTTATCGATACGTTGATTCAATTTTATTTATCTAGTTTAGTTCTATTCTTATTTTTATTCTTTTTACACAGGTTAATCGAAGTCTATATTCATGCTCAATCCGTTCAGGAATTAGCGAATACAGATTACCTGACAAACCTTCCGAATAGAAGAGCGATGGACCAACGGTTGAATCAACAATTACATGACGTAGACGAATTTGATAATGATTTTTCTGTTATCCTGATAGACATTGATCACTTTAAAGATATTAATGATCAATATGGTCATGACATAGGAGACAACGTACTAAAAGAATTCTCAGATGTAGTCTCTCAGAATATTACAAATTATGATTATCTTGGACGATGGGGTGGAGAGGAATTTATTATTATCTGCAGCAATCAGACACCTAAACAAGCTCAAAGTCTTTCAGAAAAGTTGAGAGAAAGCATTTCAACCTATTCATTTGATTCTATCGGAAATGTGACGGCAAGCTTTGGGATTAGTGGCTATCAACCAAATGACCTTCGTCAAACTATTCTCAAAAGAGCTGATGATGCACTTTACCAATCAAAGGCCAATGGCAGGAATTGTGTTACTGTATACTCAGATCTTGAACCAAGTAAATAA
- a CDS encoding PadR family transcriptional regulator has translation MDKELMKGSIDILLLSVISGREMYGYEIVKVLKEKSNDLYNMSEGTLYPALKRLEKKKWLESYWAELETGRRKYYRITDDGRYELDRKLGEWNSISNLIRNVSGELS, from the coding sequence TTGGATAAGGAGCTGATGAAGGGCAGCATTGATATTTTACTGTTGTCGGTGATTTCTGGCCGAGAAATGTACGGCTATGAGATTGTGAAGGTATTAAAGGAGAAAAGCAATGATCTATACAATATGAGCGAAGGGACGTTATATCCGGCTCTAAAGCGGTTAGAAAAGAAAAAATGGCTGGAATCGTATTGGGCAGAGCTTGAAACAGGAAGGCGAAAGTATTACCGAATTACGGATGATGGACGCTATGAGTTGGACAGAAAGCTCGGAGAATGGAATAGCATTAGCAATTTGATTCGCAATGTGTCAGGTGAGTTATCATGA
- a CDS encoding GlsB/YeaQ/YmgE family stress response membrane protein has translation MSFLWSLIVGGVIGWIASLITGRDIPGGVLGNIIAGFVGAWLGGIILGDLGPEIGGFEIIPAIIGSILLVLIVSFILRKMGKNRKNNHS, from the coding sequence ATGTCATTTTTATGGAGTCTAATTGTCGGTGGTGTCATAGGTTGGATCGCAAGCTTAATTACAGGTCGTGATATTCCTGGTGGCGTTTTAGGGAATATTATTGCGGGTTTTGTAGGAGCTTGGTTGGGCGGTATTATCTTAGGAGACCTGGGACCGGAAATTGGTGGATTCGAAATTATACCGGCGATTATTGGATCCATCCTGTTAGTACTAATTGTGAGTTTTATTCTGAGAAAGATGGGAAAAAATCGCAAGAATAATCATTCGTGA
- a CDS encoding RNA polymerase sigma factor — protein MTQTSLHQCKNLVNPQDEFKQLYLDHKKHVFAMALSILRDFELAEDVLQEVYIKLYHHLKHNEVTNVRAWLIRVTRNTALDLYRKKKRELTGFDDQYFERLAYISEDPVDKIVLSKYLALLNHGERQIVIMKDISGLKHKEIANIMEMPLGTVLWKYRMALKKLKKSLE, from the coding sequence ATGACTCAAACTAGTTTGCATCAATGTAAAAACTTAGTAAATCCCCAGGATGAATTTAAACAATTATATCTTGATCATAAAAAGCATGTTTTCGCAATGGCACTGTCAATTTTAAGAGATTTTGAATTGGCAGAGGATGTATTACAAGAAGTGTATATCAAACTTTACCACCATTTAAAGCATAATGAAGTGACCAATGTAAGAGCATGGCTGATTCGGGTAACCCGGAACACGGCTCTCGACCTTTACAGGAAAAAGAAGCGCGAATTGACAGGGTTTGATGACCAATATTTTGAACGTCTCGCGTACATATCGGAAGACCCTGTCGACAAAATCGTGTTATCCAAATACCTTGCACTTCTTAATCATGGAGAAAGGCAGATCGTGATAATGAAGGATATCTCAGGCCTTAAGCATAAAGAAATTGCCAACATTATGGAGATGCCTTTGGGAACAGTTCTCTGGAAATATCGAATGGCCTTGAAAAAATTAAAAAAAAGCCTGGAGTGA
- a CDS encoding DUF4179 domain-containing protein codes for MENDKIIKHLDNALEKQVPDVWDELNQKLDQPRDNSIISGKKKSLTRRLSLTAAACLIVASSLTITPVRAAIQSVYDKIFSSEHIDDSGLRTALTTGMGQEINQSYYDKEHDITVHFSSILMDDKEAKLLVTYESKKTNLKDYYLDLFEGHTTINIKVGNELKTLNNVGWGSRYYDKKANKVAEALSFESISSFQGEDVHLELRDLTIHGDTGASRVEVVWPLDFKLSQEAIGSRETIEVTKEFTLNNETYQVEKVEFSPLETRVVVTGTDIKPHFEDGVEYDVFSQLQLQFLNARRFDKEKGYTVDYNKSGVFLNSAGTMADPIFSKADGPPDQYVLYFAPVKDRHNCVLQVGDLKINLR; via the coding sequence ATGGAAAACGATAAAATCATAAAGCATTTGGACAATGCATTGGAAAAGCAGGTCCCCGATGTATGGGATGAGTTGAATCAAAAACTCGACCAGCCGAGAGATAATTCTATCATTAGTGGAAAGAAAAAGTCTTTAACAAGAAGATTATCACTTACAGCCGCAGCATGTCTGATTGTAGCTTCATCTCTAACCATTACACCGGTAAGAGCAGCAATTCAAAGCGTATACGATAAAATCTTCTCAAGCGAACATATTGATGATAGCGGATTAAGAACCGCCCTGACAACTGGAATGGGGCAAGAAATTAATCAGAGCTACTATGATAAAGAACACGATATTACTGTTCATTTTTCTAGTATCCTGATGGATGACAAGGAAGCCAAGCTTCTAGTTACCTATGAAAGCAAGAAGACGAATTTAAAAGACTATTATCTTGATCTGTTTGAAGGCCATACTACCATAAACATCAAGGTAGGGAATGAGCTAAAGACATTAAACAATGTCGGCTGGGGTAGCAGGTATTACGATAAGAAGGCAAATAAAGTGGCTGAAGCGCTCTCGTTTGAATCCATCAGCTCGTTCCAAGGTGAAGACGTCCATTTGGAATTGAGGGACTTGACCATTCATGGGGATACTGGTGCCAGCCGTGTAGAAGTCGTTTGGCCACTAGATTTCAAACTCTCGCAAGAAGCGATTGGCAGTCGAGAAACAATTGAAGTGACTAAGGAATTTACATTGAATAATGAAACCTATCAAGTGGAGAAGGTGGAATTTTCTCCATTAGAAACAAGGGTGGTGGTCACGGGGACTGACATTAAACCACATTTCGAAGACGGTGTTGAATACGATGTGTTTAGTCAACTCCAACTGCAATTCTTAAACGCGAGAAGATTTGATAAAGAAAAAGGATATACGGTGGATTACAACAAGTCTGGTGTATTTTTGAATTCTGCCGGTACTATGGCCGACCCGATCTTCAGCAAGGCAGATGGACCACCTGACCAATATGTACTGTATTTTGCTCCAGTCAAAGATCGCCATAACTGTGTACTTCAAGTGGGGGATCTAAAAATAAACTTACGATAA
- a CDS encoding Cof-type HAD-IIB family hydrolase has protein sequence MSYKIVFFDVDGTITNHKDGSIPRSTIKAINMLKSRGLRVVAATGRPLSMCHDLQELGIDTFITANGGYVTHNKEVIHKVPMNRSVVKDVIEFAKLENNGLSFYTEGFCMNGVKENEILQALKETLSLDTYPETNPLIHHEDIFLLCLFAEDETVEKYKRRFPELTFRRWHPYVLNVLQEEVSKSLAIIKTLDYFDIDQSEAIAFGDGENDIDMLELVGLGIAMGNGSENLKNVADFVTKPSSEDGIDFALRKFGMI, from the coding sequence ATGAGTTATAAAATTGTTTTTTTCGATGTTGATGGTACGATTACAAATCACAAAGATGGCAGTATTCCTAGGTCTACAATTAAAGCTATAAATATGTTGAAAAGTCGGGGTCTAAGGGTTGTGGCAGCAACAGGTAGACCACTTTCAATGTGTCATGATCTGCAAGAATTAGGTATAGACACATTTATTACAGCAAATGGTGGATATGTTACGCACAATAAAGAAGTAATACATAAAGTACCAATGAATAGAAGTGTTGTTAAAGACGTGATTGAATTTGCAAAATTAGAGAATAACGGATTGTCATTCTATACTGAAGGATTCTGTATGAATGGTGTGAAAGAGAACGAAATTTTACAAGCTTTAAAGGAAACTTTGTCGCTAGACACCTATCCTGAAACAAATCCTCTCATTCATCATGAAGATATATTTTTATTGTGTTTGTTTGCAGAAGATGAAACTGTCGAGAAATATAAACGAAGGTTTCCGGAACTAACTTTTAGAAGATGGCATCCATATGTGCTAAATGTATTGCAGGAAGAAGTTTCAAAGTCTTTAGCTATCATAAAAACTCTTGATTATTTTGATATCGACCAATCAGAAGCGATTGCATTTGGTGACGGCGAAAATGACATTGATATGTTGGAATTAGTAGGATTAGGAATAGCAATGGGGAATGGAAGCGAAAACTTGAAAAATGTTGCGGACTTTGTAACGAAACCATCAAGTGAAGATGGTATTGACTTCGCATTAAGGAAGTTTGGAATGATTTAA
- a CDS encoding DUF4177 domain-containing protein gives MYEYKFASTSLGGLFTSPKHREAIAKHAAEGWRLVQVLPLKYDGHGIPLEHELIFEGYFLKLCCFCTIILGVQPILVAN, from the coding sequence ATGTATGAATATAAATTTGCAAGTACTTCATTAGGAGGGCTTTTTACTTCTCCTAAGCATAGAGAAGCAATTGCTAAACACGCAGCAGAAGGTTGGAGGCTAGTACAAGTTCTTCCCTTAAAATATGATGGTCATGGGATCCCTCTTGAACATGAGTTGATTTTTGAAGGCTATTTTCTAAAACTTTGTTGCTTTTGTACAATTATTCTGGGTGTACAACCAATCTTAGTAGCAAATTGA
- a CDS encoding SAM-dependent methyltransferase, which translates to MASIISNHIRIVVGAGEYNNNPGWLHTQEDELNLLDDTTWIDRFSKNSIHAILAEHVWEHLTYEEGIEAAKVCYQFLKPNGYLRCAVPDGFFQDEAYQNMVKVGGPGPKGHPAESHKIVHTYKTITTMFEIAGYTVHLLEYCDEEGKFHQNDWEGKEGVIFRSKKYDPRNQGNEIAFPSLIIDAIKVI; encoded by the coding sequence TTGGCTTCAATAATAAGTAATCACATAAGAATAGTGGTTGGTGCAGGAGAATATAACAATAACCCAGGATGGCTCCATACTCAGGAGGATGAACTAAATTTACTAGATGATACCACTTGGATTGATAGATTTAGTAAGAATTCAATTCATGCCATTTTAGCTGAGCATGTCTGGGAACATCTCACCTACGAAGAAGGCATTGAAGCTGCAAAGGTCTGTTATCAATTTCTAAAACCTAATGGTTATCTACGATGTGCTGTTCCAGATGGATTCTTTCAAGATGAAGCTTATCAAAACATGGTGAAAGTTGGTGGACCAGGGCCAAAAGGTCACCCGGCAGAGAGTCATAAAATCGTTCATACTTATAAAACGATAACCACCATGTTTGAAATAGCCGGTTATACTGTTCACTTACTAGAGTACTGTGATGAGGAAGGGAAGTTTCATCAAAATGATTGGGAGGGAAAAGAGGGGGTCATTTTCCGTTCCAAGAAGTATGATCCGAGAAATCAGGGAAACGAAATTGCTTTTCCATCTTTAATTATCGATGCAATTAAAGTTATATAG
- a CDS encoding aminoglycoside phosphotransferase family protein, producing the protein MLKRVMQQFGLQVHSLHEVEDSHSSTVYKCMLSTGENVYLKIPYTKLKFQRELEAYELLKGKVPIPEMINYWTGDEEYPGAFVLSELKGTPLPSKASLQLAYQVGVVHAELHEIRPASEKEFTGIKNEYPNWSTFIENQFYSFAEDVMDILDEQLYKKALTTFKEMKEQLPSPDGPSFVHMDFRPANIIVETDKVVGIIDFESVRFGSTESDFTKIYRDFLRFDDRTYKAYKDGYKTIRPLIDLEKVLPFYQFTDAFNSIGWCKRRGIEKNKFFLEENVSRLKTWLL; encoded by the coding sequence ATGTTAAAACGTGTTATGCAACAATTTGGACTACAAGTACACTCATTACATGAGGTGGAAGACTCTCATAGTTCAACAGTTTATAAATGTATGTTGTCTACTGGTGAAAATGTCTATTTGAAAATCCCTTATACCAAATTGAAGTTTCAGCGTGAGCTTGAAGCCTATGAACTATTAAAGGGTAAAGTTCCCATTCCTGAGATGATCAATTATTGGACAGGTGATGAGGAGTATCCTGGTGCTTTTGTATTATCAGAATTAAAAGGAACACCCTTACCATCCAAGGCATCCCTACAATTAGCGTACCAAGTTGGGGTCGTTCATGCTGAATTGCATGAAATTCGTCCTGCTTCTGAAAAAGAATTTACCGGTATTAAAAATGAATATCCGAACTGGTCCACTTTTATTGAAAATCAGTTTTATAGTTTTGCTGAAGATGTTATGGATATTTTAGACGAGCAATTATACAAAAAAGCACTTACCACATTTAAAGAAATGAAAGAACAGCTCCCGTCTCCAGATGGACCAAGTTTTGTACATATGGATTTTCGTCCAGCCAATATAATAGTTGAAACTGATAAAGTCGTAGGAATCATTGATTTTGAAAGCGTAAGATTTGGTTCAACAGAATCCGATTTCACCAAAATTTACCGTGATTTTCTACGTTTTGATGATCGTACATATAAAGCGTACAAAGATGGTTATAAAACTATCCGACCACTAATTGACCTAGAAAAAGTCTTACCTTTTTATCAATTTACAGATGCCTTCAATAGTATTGGATGGTGTAAACGTCGAGGAATAGAAAAAAACAAATTTTTTCTAGAAGAAAATGTATCCAGGTTAAAAACGTGGTTACTATAA